CAACAACTCGCGGTAGACCACCGGCGGATCCGGCTCGGCGCGGTTGCCGGGCGGGAAGTCGAGCAGCATGAACGGGCCTGCGATGGCGGCCCGGTGCACCCCGACGGCGAGCGGCACCACCCGCAGCGACACCTGCGGCAGCCGACTCGCCTCGACCAGGTGCCGAAGCTGCTCGACCATCACCGCCGGGTCGCTGACGGTACGCAGCAGCACCGCCTCGGCGAGCATCACCTCAAGCTGGGGTGCCGCCGGCAGCCGCCGTCGCAGCACCTCCTGCCGCCGCAGCCGTACCTCGATCAGCTTTTCCCGGTCTGCCTCGGTGAGGTCGGGCCGTCGCCGGCAGACGGCTGTCGCGTACTCCCGGGTTTGTAGCAGCACGGGGATCATCCCGTCGGCGTGCTCGCGGAGCCGGCGGGCGTCGGCGGCCAGGCTGACGTACGGTTCGCAC
This DNA window, taken from Micromonospora sp. FIMYZ51, encodes the following:
- a CDS encoding helix-turn-helix transcriptional regulator, coding for MAEDTGSSVPRRHLGRVLRQLRTEAGMTVDGAAEALQFSRQRLWRIEAGRSAVSRSDVRAMCQRYAARPELAAALVTLAGQTRAKGWWHAYGDPLPRWCEPYVSLAADARRLREHADGMIPVLLQTREYATAVCRRRPDLTEADREKLIEVRLRRQEVLRRRLPAAPQLEVMLAEAVLLRTVSDPAVMVEQLRHLVEASRLPQVSLRVVPLAVGVHRAAIAGPFMLLDFPPGNRAEPDPPVVYRELLTGALYLDREPEVAAYEEIWNGLDAVALDHDQSRHLIGKITAEAHQAER